Proteins encoded by one window of Lycium barbarum isolate Lr01 chromosome 11, ASM1917538v2, whole genome shotgun sequence:
- the LOC132618123 gene encoding probable LRR receptor-like serine/threonine-protein kinase At1g56140 isoform X2, translating to MEELNRVIKCDCSANNGTLCHITGLKVYALDVTGEIPDELWSLTFLDDLNLAQNYLTGTLSPSIGNLTRMKWLTFGINALSGEIPKELGLLTDLQSLSLGTNNFSGPLPSELGNLTKLTQIYFNSAGVSGPIPLTFAKLQNLEQVWTSDNGFTGRIPDFIGNNWSKLTVLRFEGNAFEGPIPASFSNLTSLTDLRISDLSNGSSSFDFLRNMKSLSKLVLRNNNISGSIPTNIGEYQSLSLLDLSFNNLTGRIPDAVFNLSSLTHLFLGDNKLTGALPAQKTQSLQTIDLSYNGLFGSFPSWINEPNLQLNLVGNSFTTEQIEQSGSSSLPSGLNCLQRNFPCNRGSPRYSNFAIKCGGPQITSTNQILYERDNETLGPATYFMTSTGRWAVSNAGLHSDRPNQSFTSFSSSQFTNTLNSELFQTARISAGSLRYYGLGLENGNYTVNLQFAESEILNPPTWRSVGRRVFDVYVQGIRELKDFDIRKEAGGRSLVAVQKQFKTQVSENHLEIHLFWAGKGTCCVPIQGTYGPSISAISATPDFVPTVSNQPPTTKKNRTGMIVGIVVGVGVMSFISVFAVYYLIQKRKQQALEDEEFLGIDTKPYTFSYSELRVATGDFCSSNKLGEGGFGPVYKGTLEDGRVVAVKQLSVASHQGKSQFVAEIATISAVQHRNLVKLYGCCIEGDRRLLVYEYLENKSLDQALFEKGSIYLEWPTRFQICLGVAKGLAYLHEESRVRIVHRDVKASNILLDADLNPKISDFGLAKLYNDKQTHIQTRVAGTIGYLAPEYAMRGHLTEKADVFGFGVVALEIVSGRPNSDTSLEEDKMYLLEWAWQLHENKCKTELVDANLSEFDVNDVEKVIGIGLLCTQTSPALRPSMSRVVAMLTGDAEVATVTSKPGYLTDWKFKDTTTFMTDHSSQMHNSSVSTSTAADTNYSPTSADRPVLRDVIGEGR from the exons GAAAGTTTATGCATTGGACGTCACGGGTGAAATTCCAGATGAATTATGGAGCCTTACCTTCCTCGATGATCT CAATTTGGCCCAAAATTATTTAACAGGCACACTGTCCCCATCCATTGGCAATCTGACTCGGATGAAATGGCT GACCTTTGGCATTAATGCTTTGTCAGGGGAGATTCCAAAGGAACTTGGGTTGTTGACTGACTTACAATCACT AAGTCTTGGCACAAACAACTTCTCTGGACCTCTGCCTTCAGAGCTTGGAAACTTAACAAAACTGACACAAAT TTATTTTAATAGTGCTGGTGTTAGTGGACCAATACCATTGACGTTCGCAAAACTGCAGAACTTGGAACAAGT GTGGACTTCAGATAATGGTTTTACAGGGAGGATTCCTGATTTCATTGGAAATAATTGGTCAAAGCTTACCGTACT GAGGTTCGAAGGAAATGCTTTTGAGGGTCCAATACCAGCTTCCTTTTCCAACTTAACCTCTTTGACCGACCT GAGAATAAGTGATCTATCCAATGGGAGCTCTTCATTTGACTTCCTCCGGAATATGAAGTCTCTAAGCAAGCT GGTTTTACGAAATAACAATATTTCAGGTTCCATCCCAACTAATATTGGAGAATATCAGAGCCTTTCACTACT GGATTTGAGCTTCAACAATTTGACTGGGCGTATTCCAGATGCAGTTTTCAATCTGAGTTCGCTGACTCACCT GTTTCTTGGTGATAACAAGTTAACAGGCGCCCTTCCAGCTCAGAAGACCCAGTCTCTCCAGACTAT AGATTTATCATACAATGGGTTATTTGGAAGCTTCCCTTCTTGGATCAATGAGCCAAATCTGCAATT AAATTTAGTTGGCAACAGCTTCACAACTGAACAAATAGAACAATCAGGCAGCAG TTCTCTGCCTTCGGGGTTAAATTGTCTTCAACGGAACTTCCCTTGCAATCGAGGATCTCCGAGAT aTTCCAACTTTGCAATTAAATGTGGAGGACCTCAAATAACCTCTACTAATCAGATATTGTATGAGAGGGACAATGAAACTCTGGGCCCAGCAACATATTTCATGACTAGTACAGGGAGGTGGGCTGTTAGTAATGCCGGTCTGCATTCTGACCGTCCAAATCAGAGCTTCACAAGCTTCTCCTCATCTCAGTTTACAAACACCTTGAACTCAGAGCTCTTCCAAACTGCACGAATTTCTGCTGGATCACTTAGATACTATGGTTTGGGCCTTGAGAATGGTAATTATACTGTGAACCTCCAGTTTGCCGAGTCAGAAATCTTAAATCCCCCAACTTGGCGTAGTGTTGGAAGACGTGTATTTGACGTATATGTACAG GGAATCCGGGAGTTGAAAGATTTTGACATACGGAAGGAGGCTGGGGGAAGGTCCCTTGTAGCTGTTCAAAAGCAATTTAAAACTCAAGTTTCTGAAAATCATCTTGAGATACATCTCTTCTGGGCTGGAAAAGGGACATGCTGTGTACCTATACAAGGCACGTATGGACCTTCCATATCAGCAATTAGTGCCACCCCAG ATTTTGTTCCCACTGTTAGCAACCAGCCTCCTACAACAAAAAAGAACCGGACTGGTATGattgtgggtattgttgttgGAGTTGGAGTCATGAGCTTCATTTCAGTATTTGCTGTCTATTACCTAATTCAGAAAAGAAAACAGCAGGCTTTGGAGGATGAAG AGTTCCTGGGGATAGATACCAAACCCTACACTTTCAGCTATTCAGAACTTCGAGTTGCGACTGGTGACTTCTGTTCTTCAAATAAGCTTGGAGAGGGAGGTTTCGGACCAGTTTACAAG GGAACACTTGAGGATGGGAGGGTTGTCGCTGTTAAACAACTATCTGTGGCATCACATCAAGGAAAGAGTCAGTTTGTGGCAGAGATTGCCACTATATCTGCTGTACAACACCGTAATCTTGTGAAACTCTATGGTTGCTGCATTGAGGGAGATAGACGATTACTTGTTTATGAGTATCTTGAAAACAAGAGTCTTGATCAAGCATTATTTG AGAAAGGATCTATATATCTTGAGTGGCCAACACGCTTCCAGATATGCTTGGGAGTGGCAAAGGGTCTAGCGTATCTTCATGAGGAATCTCGAGTTCGTATTGTCCATAGAGATGTCAAGGCCAGTAACATTTTGCTTGATGCAGACCTCAACCCTAAAATTTCAGATTTCGGATTGGCGAAACTTTATAATGACAAGCAGACTCATATACAAACTCGTGTTGCAGGCACAAT AGGGTATCTTGCACCAGAATATGCCATGCGTGGACATCTGACAGAGAAGGCTGATGTGTTTGGCTTCGGAGTTGTAGCGCTAGAGATTGTCAGTGGTAGACCAAACTCTGACACGAGCTTGGAAGAAGACAAGATGTACCTTCTTGAGTGG GCTTGGCAGCTTCATGAGAACAAGTGCAAAACTGAGCTGGTGGATGCAAATTTATCTGAATTTGATGTAAACGACGTGGAAAAAGTAATAGGGATAGGTCTACTATGCACTCAAACATCCCCAGCACTACGACCCTCAATGTCCCGTGTAGTAGCTATGCTTACTGGAGATGCGGAGGTTGCCACTGTGACTTCCAAACCTGGATATCTTACCGACTGGAAATTTAAAGATACAACGACCTTCATGACAGATCATTCTTCGCAAATGCACAATTCATCAGTGAGTACAAGTACAGCCGCTGATACAAATTATTCACCAACAAGTGCTGACAGACCAGTGCTCCGTGACGTCATTGGAGAGGGTAGATGA
- the LOC132618126 gene encoding uncharacterized protein LOC132618126 isoform X1 has translation MYEGAKTRVRTVGGDSEHFPVVMGLHQGLTLSPFLFALVMDGLTRQIQGEVSWCMLFADDTVLIDETRSGVNAKLECWRHTLESKGFTLCRTKTEYLECKFSEAPQEADLEVRLGTQAIQKKSSFKYLGSIVQGSGEIDDDVTHRIGAGWMKWRLASGVLCDKKVPPKLKGKFYKVVVRPTMMYGVECWPVKISHVQKMKVAEMRMLRWMCGHTRSDRIRNEDIRDKVGVASVEDKMREARLRWFGHMKRRDTDAPVRRCERLAMDGFRRGRGRPKKYWGEVIRHDMVQLQLTEDMTLDRRVWRTQIRVEG, from the exons atgtatgagggagccaaaaccagggtgaggacagtaggaggagactcagagcactttccagttgtgatggggttgcatcaaggattaactcttagtccatttttatttgccttagtgatggatggattgacacggcaaattcaaggtgaggtgtcatggtgtatgcttttcgcggacgacacagtcctgattgacgagactcgtagcggagttaacgctaagttggagtgttggagacatactctagagtctaaagggtttacgctgtgtaggaccaagacagagtacttggagtgtaagttcagtgaagcacctcaggaggctgacttggaagtaaggcttggtacccaggccatccagaagaaaagtagtttcaagtaccttgggtctattgtgcaaggcagcggggagattgacgatgatgtcacacatcgtattggggcagggtggatgaaatggaggcttgcttccggagtgctatgtgacaagaaggtgccaccaaaacttaagggcaagttctacaaagtggtggttagaccgactatgatgtatggggtggagtgttggccagttaagatctctcacgtgcaaaagatgaaagttgccgagatgagaatgttgagatggatgtgtggccacaccaggagtgacaggattaggaatgaggatattcgggataaggtgggggtggcctcggtggaagacaagatgcgagaagcgagattgagatggtttgggcatatgaagaggagagatacagatgccccagtgcggaggtgtgagaggttggccatggatggtttcagacgaggtag gggtaggccgaagaagtattggggagaggtaattagacacgacatggtgCAATTacaacttaccgaggacatgaccttagataggagggtttggaggacccaaattagggtagaaggctag
- the LOC132618126 gene encoding uncharacterized protein LOC132618126 isoform X2, with amino-acid sequence MYEGAKTRVRTVGGDSEHFPVVMGLHQGLTLSPFLFALVMDGLTRQIQGEVSWCMLFADDTVLIDETRSGVNAKLECWRHTLESKGFTLCRTKTEYLECKFSEAPQEADLEVRLGTQAIQKKSSFKYLGSIVQGSGEIDDDVTHRIGAGWMKWRLASGVLCDKKVPPKLKGKFYKVVVRPTMMYGVECWPVKISHVQKMKVAEMRMLRWMCGHTRSDRIRNEDIRDKVGVASVEDKMREARLRWFGHMKRRDTDAPVRRCERLAMDGFRRGRCYTPYFGETLLNLNVRMSSYD; translated from the coding sequence atgtatgagggagccaaaaccagggtgaggacagtaggaggagactcagagcactttccagttgtgatggggttgcatcaaggattaactcttagtccatttttatttgccttagtgatggatggattgacacggcaaattcaaggtgaggtgtcatggtgtatgcttttcgcggacgacacagtcctgattgacgagactcgtagcggagttaacgctaagttggagtgttggagacatactctagagtctaaagggtttacgctgtgtaggaccaagacagagtacttggagtgtaagttcagtgaagcacctcaggaggctgacttggaagtaaggcttggtacccaggccatccagaagaaaagtagtttcaagtaccttgggtctattgtgcaaggcagcggggagattgacgatgatgtcacacatcgtattggggcagggtggatgaaatggaggcttgcttccggagtgctatgtgacaagaaggtgccaccaaaacttaagggcaagttctacaaagtggtggttagaccgactatgatgtatggggtggagtgttggccagttaagatctctcacgtgcaaaagatgaaagttgccgagatgagaatgttgagatggatgtgtggccacaccaggagtgacaggattaggaatgaggatattcgggataaggtgggggtggcctcggtggaagacaagatgcgagaagcgagattgagatggtttgggcatatgaagaggagagatacagatgccccagtgcggaggtgtgagaggttggccatggatggtttcagacgaggtaggtgttacaccccgtacttcggagaaacactgttaaatttgaatgtaagaatgtcgagttacgactag